Proteins encoded together in one Gallus gallus isolate bGalGal1 chromosome 18, bGalGal1.mat.broiler.GRCg7b, whole genome shotgun sequence window:
- the FADS6 gene encoding fatty acid desaturase 6, giving the protein MPLEDSGAARRSGQHPCGVTGCEGTRDTLHRDELAPDVSRTGVIAEDEELWPQLDDGDVTSGRGEDARRALQRAGSGEALMAELSERVQKVVRSSSWWERHGVDICILSCSLLALPVGFLCLRSAHAIPFLVGVLTLGVGYHTLAVKGSHLASHNALTKSKSWGKVWAVFFIEFCSAFTAEQASYNHVKLHHGYTNVIGLGDSSTWKLPFLNRYIYMFIAPLAVPIITPLVALDLLRNVEMRAALRTVCLMSLGLCCHYCLLRHVSGFQSPWSALLCMLLTRSLLAHPYIHVNIFQHIGLPMFAADRKPKRIQQMSLGVLNLPRNALLDWCFGHSLISCHVEHHLFPSLSDNMCLKIKPVVSQYLKEKRLPYNEDTYGSRLQLFLQKYEELMVHAPPITELVGIQ; this is encoded by the exons ATGCCTCTGGAGGACAGCGGTGCGGCCAGGCGGAGCGGACAGCATCCCTGCGGCGTCACCGGCTGCGAGGGGACACGGGACACCCTGCACCGGGACGAGCTGGCTCCCGATGTCAGCAGGACGGGGGTGATTGCAGAGGATGAGGAGCTGTGGCCGCAGCTGGATGATGGAGATGTGACCTCCGGACGGGGAGAAGACGCGCGCAGGGCCCTGCagcgggcggggagcggggaaGCGCTGATGGCCGAGCTCTCAGAGAGGGTGCAGAAGGTGGTGcggagcagcagctggtgggagAGGCACGGCGTGGACATCTGCATCCTCAGCTGCAGTCTCCTTGCGCTGCCAGTAG GATTTCTGTGCCTGCGTTCAGCCCACGCCATCCCTTTTCTGGTGGGTGTCCTCACCCTCGGTGTGGGATATCACACCCTGGCTGTGAAGGGCAGCCACCTGGCCAGCCACAACGCCCTGACCAAGTCCAAGTCCTGGGGAAAAGTGTGGGCTGTCTTCTTCATCGAG TTCTGCTCAGCATTCACGGCTGAGCAGGCCAGCTACAACCACGTGAAGCTCCACCATGGCTACACCAATGTCATTGGCCTGGGGGACTCCAGCACCTGGAAGCTGCCTTTCCTGAACCGCTACATCTATATGTTCATCGCACCGCTCGCCGTGCCCATCATAACCCCCCTGGTTGCACTAG ACTTGCTGAGGAACGTGGAGATGAGGGCTGCTCTCCGCACTGTCTGCCTCATgtccctggggctgtgctgccattacTGCCTGCTGCGCCACGTCTCGGGCTTCCAGTCGCCGTGgtctgccctgctctgcatgCTGCTCACCCGCTCTCTCCTGGCCCACCCCTACATCCACGTCAACATATTCCAG CACATCGGCCTCCCCATGTTTGCGGCTGATCGGAAGCCCAAGCGCATTCAGCAGATGAGTCTGGGTGTGCTCAACCTGCCCCGCAATGCACTGCTTGATTGGTGCTTCGGCCACTCGCTCATCAGCTGCCACGTGGAGCACCACCTCTTCCCCAGCCTGTCTGACAACATGTGCCTCAAG ATCAAACCCGTGGTGTCGCAGTACCTGAAGGAGAAGCGGCTGCCCTACAATGAGGACACCTACGGCTCCCGGctccagctcttcctgcagaagTACGAGGAGCTGATGGTGCACGCACCGCCCATCACAGAGCTGGTGGGCATCCAGTGA
- the USH1G gene encoding LOW QUALITY PROTEIN: Usher syndrome type-1G protein (The sequence of the model RefSeq protein was modified relative to this genomic sequence to represent the inferred CDS: deleted 1 base in 1 codon): protein MNDQYHRAARDGYLDLLKEATKKDLNSPDEDGMTPTLWAAYHGNLDALRLIVSRGGDPDKCDIWGNTPLHLAAANGHLNCLSFLISFGANIWCLDNDYHTPLDMAAMKGHMECVRYLDSIAAKQSSLNPKLVSKLKDKAFRDAERRIKDCVKLQKKHHERMEKRYRKEMSDNSDTMSFSSYSSSTLSKKFQHMSMVTSLPYSQATIHGTAKGKTKIQRKLERKKQVDGTFKIYEDGRKSVRSLSGLQLGNDVMFVKQGTYASPKEWTRRNIRDMFLTDEDTVSRAISDPGLHMDSAHSEVSTDSGHESLFNRPGLGTMVFRRNYVSSGLFGIGREDAGVLGEGNADGAGLKLRGRLQRSPSLNDSIGSANSLQERNAEELPWDEVELGLDDDDEPDSSPLETFLASLHMFEFISILKKEKIDLEALMLCSDNDLKSINIPLGPRKKIVDAIQRRRQTLERPDVIVDTEL from the exons ATGAATGATCAATACCACCGAGCGGCCCGGGATGGCTACCTGGACCTGCTGAAGGAAGCCACCAAGAAGGACCTGAACTCTCCGGACGAAGATGGCATGACCCCCACCCTATGGGCCGCCTACCATGGCAACCTGGACGCCCTGCGCCTCATCGTCAGCAGAGG GGGGGATCCGGACAAATGCGACATCTGGGGGAACACACCTCTTCACCTGGCGGCAGCCAACGGCCACCTGAACTGCCTTTCCTTCCTCATCTCTTTTGGGGCCAACATCTGGTGCCTGGACAACGACTACCACACCCCGCTGGACATGGCAGCCATGAAGGGGCACATGGAGTGCGTGCGCTACCTGGACTCCATCGCTGCGAAGCAGAGCAGCCTCAACCCCAAGCTGGTGAGCAAGCTGAAGGACAAGGCGTTCCGGGACGCCGAGCGGAGGATCAAGGACTGCGTGAAGCTGCAGAAGAAGCACCACGAAAGGATGGAGAAAAGGTACAGGAAGGAAATGTCGGATAATTCGGACACCATGAGCTTCTCCAGCTATTCGAGTAGCACCTTAAGCAAGAAGTTCCAGCACATGTCCATGGTGACCTCTCTGCCATACTCACAAGCCACCATCCACGGCACAGCCAAGGGAAAGACGAAAATACAGAGGaagctggagaggaagaagcAGGTGGACGGGACGTTCAAAATCTATGAGGACGGGAGGAAAAGCGTGCGGTCTCTGTCCGGCCTGCAGCTGGGGAACGACGTCATGTTTGTGAAGCAGGGCACCTACGCCAGCCCCAAGGAGTGGACTCGGCGCAATATCCGAGACATGTTCCTCACCGACGAGGACACCGTCTCCCGTGCCATAAGCGACCCAGGCCTGCACATGGACTCGGCCCACTCGGAAGTCAGCACCGACTCCGGCCACGAGTCCTTGTTC AACCGCCCCGGGTTGGGCACCATGGTGTTCCGGCGCAACTACGTCAGCAGCGGGCTCTTCGGGATCGGCCGCGAGGACGCCGGCGTGTTGGGGGAGGGCAACGCGGACGGGGCAGGGCTCAAACTGCGCGGCCGCCTGCAGCGCTCGCCAAGTCTCAACGACAGCATTGGCAGTGccaacagcctgcaggagaggaacgcggaggagctgccctgggaCGAGGTGGAGCTGGGCCTCGACGACGACGATGAACCAGACAGCAGCCCCCTGGAGACCTTCCTGGCTTCCCTGCACATGTTTGAGTTCATCTCCAtcctgaagaaggaaaagatcgACTTGGAGGCCCTCATGCTGTGCTCAGACAATGACCTGAAGAGCATCAACATCCCATTGGGCCCCAGGAAAAAGATTgtggatgccatccagaggagACGGCAGACTCTGGAGAGGCCAGATGTTATTGTAGACACTGAACTGTAA